A region of Thiofilum sp. DNA encodes the following proteins:
- a CDS encoding alpha/beta hydrolase has product MTKILILPGINNSGSEHWQTRWEQQNPHYTRIIQDDWDHPVCTTWAQRLEETIVKMGSDTVLVAHSLACLMVAHWANTTQLTLQGAFMVSVPDPNGSNFPSEAKGFSPLPTQPFSFPSLIVASTNDPYGTIEHSKQCAQYWGSDWISVGALGHINASSGLGYWSQGQQLLEQFLKVTQRQ; this is encoded by the coding sequence ATGACAAAAATACTAATTTTACCCGGCATTAATAATTCTGGTTCTGAACACTGGCAAACACGGTGGGAACAGCAAAATCCTCACTATACTAGGATTATACAAGATGATTGGGATCATCCTGTTTGTACTACTTGGGCACAACGTCTAGAAGAAACTATCGTGAAAATGGGATCTGATACCGTGTTAGTCGCTCACAGTTTAGCCTGTTTAATGGTGGCTCATTGGGCGAATACGACTCAACTCACTCTTCAAGGGGCATTTATGGTGTCAGTTCCTGATCCGAATGGAAGCAACTTTCCCTCTGAAGCCAAAGGATTCAGTCCCTTACCTACCCAACCTTTTAGCTTTCCCTCTTTAATAGTGGCTAGCACTAATGATCCCTATGGTACAATAGAACACTCAAAACAATGCGCTCAGTATTGGGGTAGTGATTGGATTTCGGTAGGTGCTTTGGGGCATATTAATGCTTCCAGTGGGTTAGGGTATTGGTCTCAAGGTCAACAACTTTTAGAGCAATTCTTAAAAGTCACACAAAGACAATAG
- a CDS encoding BPSS1780 family membrane protein, with translation MLNIDENDLLPKANHLDRPRKVSISDSIAWLSNSWSLVKPDLKVWVLILLALFIAIGVMGFIPFMGTVIISICAPIVFGGLLLGVHYSATFNMRLKFQNIWMGFDNKWLSLIIIGVIGLLVSLISGWIADYVGAHYLGLNLTGEIELQDIALYLVFGVISLFINILFSIAFFFAIPLIMFNDISAIAALKASIKGGLANILPLLVYSILATLLVFLGTLPMLLGLFIVIPMLEASVYLAYKDVYVQTI, from the coding sequence ATGCTCAATATAGATGAAAATGACTTATTGCCTAAGGCGAATCATTTAGATCGACCTCGTAAAGTGTCCATTAGTGATAGTATTGCATGGCTTAGTAATAGCTGGTCTCTAGTTAAACCAGATTTAAAGGTTTGGGTCTTAATCTTATTAGCCTTATTTATCGCTATTGGAGTAATGGGTTTTATCCCCTTTATGGGGACTGTTATAATCAGTATTTGCGCACCTATTGTATTTGGAGGGCTTTTATTAGGTGTGCATTATTCTGCTACTTTCAATATGCGCCTAAAATTTCAAAATATTTGGATGGGTTTTGATAATAAGTGGTTGAGTTTGATTATTATAGGGGTAATTGGTCTATTAGTTTCTCTTATATCTGGTTGGATTGCAGACTATGTTGGGGCACATTACTTAGGTTTAAATTTAACAGGTGAAATTGAATTACAAGATATAGCTTTATATCTAGTATTTGGTGTAATTAGCCTGTTTATTAATATCTTATTTAGTATAGCTTTCTTTTTTGCTATTCCACTCATTATGTTTAACGATATTAGTGCTATTGCCGCTCTTAAAGCTAGTATTAAAGGGGGATTAGCCAATATTCTACCTTTGTTGGTGTATAGTATCTTAGCAACGCTTTTAGTGTTTTTAGGCACATTACCTATGTTGCTAGGATTATTTATTGTGATACCTATGTTAGAAGCTTCTGTGTATTTAGCTTATAAAGATGTATATGTGCAAACAATATAG
- a CDS encoding NADP(H)-dependent aldo-keto reductase: MELRTLGQTDIKVSVICLGTMTFGEQNTESDAHAQLDYALAQGVNFVDTAELYAVPARPETQGLTERYIGSWLKKTGKREQIILASKVAGPGRKEWIGHIRGGPKLNAHHINQAIENSLKRLNTDYLDLYQVHWPSRSTNYFGQLGYRYSKDNHHETPEETLRALTDLVRAGKVRTLGVSNETPWGVMTYLALARELGLERIVSIQNPYSLLNRSYEIGLAEIAHRAQVGLLAYSPLGFGVLSGKYLDSKRPEGSRLQKWAHYFPRYITQKAQQVTKLYVELAHQYGLDPAQMALAYVNSRPFLTANIIGATTLEQLKMNIASIDLVLSDEVLEGIERIHNEFPNPCP; this comes from the coding sequence ATGGAGTTACGTACTTTAGGACAGACTGACATCAAAGTCAGCGTGATTTGTTTAGGCACTATGACCTTTGGTGAGCAAAATACTGAAAGTGATGCGCACGCCCAACTGGATTACGCGCTGGCACAAGGGGTTAATTTTGTGGATACCGCCGAGCTATATGCTGTTCCGGCACGCCCAGAGACGCAGGGTCTAACGGAGCGTTATATTGGTTCTTGGCTGAAAAAGACAGGTAAACGTGAGCAGATTATTTTAGCCAGTAAAGTAGCAGGCCCTGGACGTAAAGAATGGATTGGGCATATTCGGGGTGGCCCTAAACTCAATGCGCACCATATTAATCAAGCTATTGAAAATAGCCTGAAACGCTTAAATACCGATTACCTTGACCTTTATCAAGTGCATTGGCCTAGTCGCAGTACTAATTATTTTGGTCAATTAGGTTATCGTTATAGCAAAGATAATCATCATGAAACACCAGAGGAAACTTTACGGGCACTAACTGATTTAGTGCGAGCGGGTAAGGTAAGAACCTTAGGGGTATCGAATGAAACGCCTTGGGGCGTTATGACTTATTTAGCTTTAGCACGAGAACTAGGTTTAGAACGTATTGTATCTATTCAAAACCCTTATAGTTTATTAAATCGTAGTTATGAAATTGGTTTGGCAGAAATCGCCCATCGTGCACAAGTAGGGCTATTAGCTTATTCACCTTTAGGTTTTGGAGTTTTAAGTGGTAAATATTTGGATAGTAAACGGCCTGAAGGTTCACGCTTGCAAAAATGGGCGCATTATTTTCCACGCTATATTACCCAAAAAGCTCAACAGGTGACTAAACTCTATGTAGAGCTAGCGCATCAATATGGTTTAGATCCCGCACAAATGGCATTAGCTTATGTCAATTCACGTCCTTTTTTGACGGCTAATATTATTGGAGCAACCACTTTAGAGCAGCTAAAAATGAATATTGCCAGCATCGATTTAGTGTTAAGTGATGAGGTATTAGAAGGTATTGAGCGTATTCATAATGAGTTTCCGAATCCTTGTCCTTAA
- the hflD gene encoding high frequency lysogenization protein HflD → MEATTRNRTLALAALFQNIEGVMQIARSGKVDEDLYKSALMSLLLDEAPAIEDLYGGIGHMRVGLRALNHQLGGATNMATGEFKDLDATRYSLNILYLERKLQQDETIFNRVLSGIDEIQKLIPELELNHPTITVRLAELYTQTISKLGPRIIIKGEQAYLSSPENAAKIRVLLMAGIRAALLWQQAGGNRWKLFFGRGAMQLEASHLLRGSVS, encoded by the coding sequence GTGGAAGCAACGACTCGTAATCGTACCTTGGCTTTAGCCGCTTTGTTTCAAAATATTGAAGGTGTAATGCAAATTGCACGTAGTGGTAAAGTAGATGAGGATTTATATAAGAGTGCCTTAATGAGTTTATTATTAGATGAAGCACCTGCTATTGAAGATTTATACGGTGGCATTGGTCACATGCGGGTGGGATTAAGGGCTTTAAATCATCAACTAGGTGGTGCTACTAATATGGCAACGGGTGAATTTAAAGATTTAGACGCGACGCGCTATTCTCTGAATATTTTATATTTAGAACGCAAATTACAACAGGATGAAACGATTTTTAATCGAGTTTTATCGGGTATTGACGAAATACAAAAATTAATCCCAGAGCTAGAACTCAATCACCCGACCATTACGGTGCGCCTAGCTGAACTTTATACCCAAACTATTAGTAAATTAGGACCCCGTATTATTATTAAAGGCGAACAAGCTTATCTTTCTAGCCCCGAAAATGCTGCTAAAATTCGCGTGTTATTAATGGCAGGGATTCGCGCCGCCTTATTATGGCAACAAGCGGGCGGTAATCGTTGGAAATTATTTTTTGGACGCGGCGCTATGCAATTAGAGGCAAGTCATTTATTACGTGGCTCAGTGAGCTAA
- the pyrF gene encoding orotidine-5'-phosphate decarboxylase, protein MSSNSRLIIALDFPHADQALRFIEPLAPHQCKLKVGFELFVAAGPDFVCQLVQKGFDVFLDLKFHDIPNTVAGACRAAAELGVWMINVHASGGAVMMQAAREALQDAAHKPLLIAVTVLTSMDQEQLSGIGISRTPEQQVSHLAHLTAQSGLDGVVCSAQEAAMLKRERGADFILVTPGIRPEGSAAGDQSRVMTPKQARQAGIDYIVVGRPITQAANPLVVIEAINADLH, encoded by the coding sequence ATGAGTAGTAATAGTCGTTTAATCATCGCTTTAGATTTTCCCCATGCAGATCAAGCTTTGCGCTTTATTGAGCCTTTAGCTCCCCATCAATGTAAATTAAAAGTTGGTTTTGAGTTATTTGTGGCGGCAGGACCTGATTTTGTATGCCAATTAGTACAAAAAGGTTTTGATGTATTTCTCGATCTCAAATTTCACGATATTCCTAATACCGTCGCAGGAGCTTGTCGTGCGGCGGCTGAATTAGGGGTGTGGATGATTAATGTGCATGCGAGTGGTGGAGCGGTTATGATGCAGGCCGCGCGAGAAGCCCTACAAGACGCTGCGCATAAACCGTTATTGATTGCAGTCACCGTACTGACCTCTATGGATCAAGAGCAATTAAGCGGGATAGGTATAAGCCGTACACCGGAGCAGCAAGTGAGTCATTTAGCTCATTTAACAGCGCAGTCGGGCTTAGACGGTGTGGTGTGTTCCGCACAAGAGGCGGCTATGTTAAAGCGTGAACGCGGTGCTGACTTTATTCTAGTAACCCCCGGTATTCGACCTGAGGGCAGTGCGGCTGGGGATCAGAGTCGAGTGATGACACCTAAGCAAGCGCGTCAGGCAGGTATTGATTATATAGTAGTCGGGCGTCCAATTACGCAGGCGGCTAATCCGCTAGTTGTGATTGAAGCAATTAATGCTGATTTACATTAA
- a CDS encoding integration host factor subunit beta, whose translation MTKSEIIDTLSRKQSHLSSRDVELAVKLLLENMSETLSTGGRIEIRGFGSFSLHHRTARSGRNPKTGEQVGLPSKYVPHFKSGKELRERVNESRKHYAIQE comes from the coding sequence ATGACCAAGTCTGAAATAATTGATACGCTTTCCCGCAAACAAAGTCACCTCAGCAGCCGTGATGTTGAATTGGCGGTCAAATTATTACTGGAAAATATGAGTGAAACCCTGTCAACAGGGGGTCGTATTGAGATTCGGGGCTTTGGTAGTTTTTCATTACACCACCGCACTGCGCGAAGTGGTCGTAATCCTAAAACCGGTGAGCAGGTAGGGCTACCCTCAAAGTACGTACCGCACTTTAAATCAGGTAAAGAGTTGCGGGAACGAGTAAATGAATCGAGAAAGCATTATGCCATTCAGGAGTAA
- the rpsA gene encoding 30S ribosomal protein S1, producing the protein MTESFAELFEESLSYTQMQPGSLVNATVIDVRPDFIIVSAGLKSEGVIPAEQFKNERGEITVQIGDLVEVALDTVEDGFGETRLSREKARRMRAWEVLEEAFNNDEIVTGLITGKVKGGFTVELSDIRAFLPGSLVDVRPVRDTAYLEGKELEFKLIKLDQKRNNVVVSRRAVVEEEYSAERDALLENLQEGQSVRGVVKNLTDYGAFLDLGGIDGLLHITDMAWKRVKHPSEVVNIGDEIEVKVLKFDRDKNRVSLGLKQLGEDPWQDLVRRYPAGTRLFGKVSNLTDYGCFVEIEDGVEGLVHVSEMDWTNKNVNPAKVVTLGDEVEVMILDIDADRRRISLGMKQCQPNPWEEFATSHDKGDRVSGKIKSITDFGIFIGLDGGIDGLVHLSDIAWNVTGEEAVRNYKKGDEVEAVVLAVDPERERISLGIKQMEQDPFSNFVAAHAKGSVVHGKIVEVNAKFAKVDLGDGIEGILRASELSKDRVEDARSMLNEGDDIEAKFMGVDRKTRSINLSVKAREHDEEARVMKEYSSKGNSASTSLGDIFKEQMGE; encoded by the coding sequence ATGACTGAAAGTTTTGCTGAACTGTTTGAAGAGAGCCTTTCTTATACTCAAATGCAACCCGGTTCTCTGGTCAATGCCACTGTTATCGACGTTCGTCCTGACTTCATTATCGTCAGTGCAGGTCTAAAATCAGAGGGTGTGATCCCAGCGGAGCAGTTCAAAAACGAACGCGGCGAAATCACCGTACAAATTGGTGATTTAGTCGAAGTAGCACTCGATACAGTAGAAGATGGCTTTGGTGAAACTCGCTTATCGCGTGAAAAAGCACGTCGTATGCGTGCTTGGGAAGTACTGGAAGAAGCCTTCAACAATGATGAAATCGTTACGGGTTTAATCACTGGTAAAGTAAAAGGTGGCTTCACGGTTGAACTGAGCGATATTCGTGCTTTCTTACCCGGCTCTTTAGTGGATGTACGCCCAGTACGTGACACCGCTTACCTCGAAGGTAAAGAGTTAGAGTTTAAACTGATTAAGCTAGACCAAAAACGCAATAACGTAGTGGTTTCACGCCGTGCAGTTGTGGAAGAAGAATACAGTGCTGAACGTGATGCTCTCTTGGAAAATCTCCAAGAAGGTCAATCAGTACGTGGCGTGGTTAAGAATTTAACGGACTACGGCGCATTCTTAGATCTAGGTGGTATTGATGGTTTACTCCATATCACAGATATGGCGTGGAAACGTGTGAAGCACCCATCAGAAGTTGTGAATATCGGCGATGAAATTGAAGTTAAAGTACTGAAATTTGATCGTGATAAGAACCGTGTATCTTTAGGTTTAAAACAATTAGGCGAAGATCCATGGCAAGATTTAGTACGTCGTTATCCAGCAGGTACACGTCTATTCGGTAAAGTCAGTAACTTAACGGATTACGGTTGCTTCGTTGAGATTGAAGATGGCGTCGAAGGCTTAGTACACGTCTCTGAAATGGATTGGACTAATAAAAACGTTAATCCTGCTAAAGTAGTGACTTTAGGGGACGAAGTTGAAGTGATGATCCTAGACATCGATGCAGACCGTCGTCGTATTTCGTTGGGTATGAAACAATGTCAACCTAATCCATGGGAAGAGTTTGCAACCTCTCATGACAAGGGTGATCGTGTTTCCGGTAAGATCAAATCGATTACTGATTTCGGTATCTTCATTGGTTTAGATGGCGGTATTGATGGTTTAGTACATCTATCTGACATCGCTTGGAATGTGACTGGCGAAGAAGCCGTGCGCAACTATAAGAAAGGTGATGAAGTAGAAGCCGTTGTATTAGCGGTGGATCCAGAGCGTGAGCGTATCTCCTTAGGCATTAAGCAAATGGAGCAAGACCCATTCTCTAACTTCGTAGCGGCTCATGCGAAAGGTTCAGTCGTTCACGGTAAAATCGTTGAGGTGAATGCTAAATTTGCCAAAGTTGACTTAGGCGATGGTATTGAAGGTATTTTACGTGCTTCTGAGCTTTCCAAAGATCGTGTGGAAGATGCCCGTAGCATGCTCAACGAAGGTGATGATATTGAAGCGAAATTTATGGGCGTTGACCGTAAAACTCGCTCTATCAACCTTTCTGTGAAAGCACGCGAGCATGATGAAGAAGCGCGTGTAATGAAAGAGTACAGCAGTAAAGGTAATTCTGCTTCAACGTCATTAGGCGACATTTTCAAGGAACAAATGGGTGAGTAA
- a CDS encoding cytochrome c — MHIWVVNLTMALMLTACGGADSAVSDSKPKPVTTEAVAQPESANQAAGANALGAQIFQTQCLACHSAENVAEKAPPMFGVKDHVIKAYPERDAFIQRVATWVKAPNANDVLMPGAVKKFGLMPAMPQLSDQDAQAVAAFLFDTNLSEPDWYKAHYQAEHGAKP, encoded by the coding sequence ATGCACATTTGGGTAGTTAATTTAACCATGGCTTTAATGTTGACGGCTTGTGGTGGCGCTGATTCTGCTGTATCTGATAGCAAACCAAAACCAGTGACTACAGAGGCAGTTGCTCAGCCAGAGAGCGCTAATCAGGCAGCAGGCGCTAATGCTCTGGGTGCACAAATATTTCAAACACAATGCTTAGCGTGTCATTCAGCCGAAAATGTAGCTGAGAAAGCTCCACCTATGTTCGGGGTAAAAGATCATGTCATTAAAGCCTATCCTGAGCGCGATGCTTTTATTCAGCGGGTGGCTACTTGGGTAAAAGCGCCTAATGCCAATGATGTGCTGATGCCGGGGGCGGTGAAAAAATTTGGGCTAATGCCAGCCATGCCACAACTCAGTGATCAAGACGCTCAGGCCGTCGCAGCGTTTTTATTTGATACGAATTTGAGTGAGCCAGATTGGTATAAGGCGCATTATCAAGCAGAACATGGCGCAAAACCTTAA
- a CDS encoding ABC transporter substrate-binding protein — protein MRLMFKQTLAIGTLVTTLLAASVAQAVQVNFVSGAVGKDIEVLKELVKPWEKETGNTVSVVPMPSSTTDQFAQYRLWLAAGNADVDVYQTDVIWAPQLAEQLVDLTEAAKDVIPDHFPSIIESQTVNGKLVALPVFTDAPALYYRKDLLEKHGVAVPKTWEELTEAAKKVQDAERAAGSKDLWGFVWQGNAYEGLTCNALEWVKSFGGGQIVEPDGTISINNDKAAAALDLVKTWVNTISPEGVLSYKEEEARGVWQTGNAVFMRNWPYAYALGNSDDSPIKGKFDVTTLPTGGGNANSAATLGGWNVAVSKYSKNPDAAISLAKFLASKEAQKERALKGSQLPTIVSLYDDADIKAQQPIIPRWKDVFLQAVPRPSAPTKSKYNEVSSKFWSAVHNTLAGKGTAKENLEVLEAELTDLKGSAW, from the coding sequence ATGAGACTCATGTTTAAACAAACTCTCGCAATCGGAACTCTCGTCACCACTTTATTAGCCGCCAGTGTTGCACAAGCGGTACAAGTTAACTTCGTATCAGGTGCTGTAGGCAAAGATATCGAAGTTCTGAAAGAATTAGTTAAACCTTGGGAAAAAGAAACCGGTAATACCGTTAGCGTAGTACCTATGCCTTCATCCACTACTGACCAGTTTGCGCAATATCGCTTATGGTTAGCTGCGGGCAATGCGGATGTTGACGTTTATCAAACCGACGTTATTTGGGCACCACAATTAGCTGAGCAATTAGTCGATCTGACTGAAGCTGCAAAAGATGTCATTCCAGATCATTTCCCTTCTATCATCGAATCACAAACGGTTAATGGTAAATTAGTCGCATTGCCTGTTTTCACTGATGCGCCTGCTCTTTATTATCGTAAAGATTTACTAGAGAAACACGGTGTTGCTGTTCCTAAAACGTGGGAAGAACTCACCGAAGCCGCTAAAAAAGTACAAGATGCTGAGCGTGCCGCTGGTAGCAAAGACCTATGGGGCTTTGTATGGCAAGGTAATGCTTATGAAGGTCTAACTTGTAATGCCTTGGAGTGGGTTAAATCGTTTGGTGGCGGTCAAATCGTAGAACCCGATGGTACTATCTCTATTAATAATGACAAAGCGGCAGCTGCGTTAGATTTAGTTAAGACTTGGGTGAATACTATTTCCCCAGAGGGCGTCTTATCCTATAAGGAAGAAGAAGCACGCGGTGTATGGCAAACCGGTAATGCAGTCTTCATGCGTAACTGGCCTTATGCTTATGCACTCGGTAACTCCGATGACAGCCCGATCAAAGGCAAATTCGATGTCACTACCTTACCTACTGGCGGTGGTAATGCTAATTCCGCAGCAACTTTAGGTGGCTGGAACGTAGCAGTATCTAAGTACTCCAAAAACCCAGATGCAGCGATTTCATTAGCTAAATTCTTAGCTTCTAAAGAAGCGCAAAAAGAAAGAGCATTGAAAGGCTCACAACTTCCGACTATCGTTTCTTTATATGACGATGCGGATATTAAAGCTCAACAGCCTATTATCCCACGTTGGAAAGATGTGTTCCTACAAGCTGTACCTCGTCCTTCTGCCCCTACTAAGAGCAAATATAACGAGGTTTCCTCTAAATTCTGGTCAGCCGTCCACAATACTTTAGCAGGTAAAGGCACTGCCAAAGAAAACCTCGAAGTATTAGAAGCTGAACTAACCGACTTAAAAGGTAGTGCTTGGTAA
- a CDS encoding carbohydrate ABC transporter permease, giving the protein MKSAYSELEAQRIRAAMWFLLPMIAALLLVAAYPLLRSIYFSFTDTSLSNLYAGQWIGFDNYLSWRTLPSGRTIFKGTLVDPAWWNAVWNTIRFAVVSVFFETVLGLMVALVLNANFYGRGLVRAAILIPWAIPTIVSAKMWAWMLNDQFGIINDIMLNLGLISQKIAWTANPETSMLAVLIVDIWKTTPFMALLCLAGLQMVPRDMYEAAKLDGVSPIKVFFKITLPLIRPALMVAIIFRTLDALRIFDLIYVLTPNSSSTKTMSIISRENLIEFDKFAYGSAQSTILFTMIALFVILYIWLGKVNLSGDKQ; this is encoded by the coding sequence ATGAAATCGGCTTACTCAGAACTCGAAGCGCAACGCATCCGTGCTGCCATGTGGTTTTTATTACCCATGATTGCAGCCCTATTACTGGTTGCTGCTTATCCTTTATTACGCTCTATTTACTTTAGTTTTACTGATACCTCACTCAGCAACCTATATGCAGGTCAATGGATAGGCTTTGACAACTATCTTAGTTGGCGCACCCTACCCTCTGGTCGTACTATTTTTAAAGGTACTTTAGTAGATCCTGCTTGGTGGAATGCAGTCTGGAATACCATACGTTTTGCGGTGGTATCGGTCTTTTTTGAAACCGTACTCGGCTTAATGGTCGCCCTAGTATTAAACGCTAATTTTTATGGTCGCGGTTTAGTACGTGCCGCCATTTTAATTCCTTGGGCTATTCCCACTATCGTTTCTGCTAAAATGTGGGCTTGGATGTTGAATGATCAATTCGGCATTATTAATGACATTATGCTCAATTTAGGGTTAATTTCTCAAAAAATCGCTTGGACAGCTAATCCAGAAACCTCCATGTTAGCGGTGTTAATTGTGGATATTTGGAAAACTACACCTTTCATGGCTTTATTATGTTTAGCGGGATTGCAAATGGTACCGCGCGATATGTATGAAGCGGCTAAACTCGATGGTGTGAGTCCCATTAAAGTATTCTTTAAAATTACCCTACCCTTGATTCGTCCCGCTCTCATGGTCGCGATTATTTTCCGTACTTTAGATGCCTTACGGATTTTCGACCTGATTTATGTATTAACACCTAACTCCTCTAGTACTAAAACCATGTCTATCATCAGCCGTGAGAACCTGATTGAATTTGATAAATTCGCCTATGGATCAGCACAATCGACTATCTTATTTACTATGATAGCCTTGTTTGTCATTCTGTATATTTGGTTAGGTAAAGTTAACTTAAGTGGGGATAAACAATGA
- a CDS encoding carbohydrate ABC transporter permease, translating to MNAMSILKTIAFYCLVVIIVVTSVFPFYYAIITSLKTGTALFEVNYWITSFNFQNYWDVLNSGEFPRNILNSVFVSALTVFFSLLLAVTASYALARVRFRGRALLLMTILAVSMFPQIAVLAGLFELIRYIGLYNTPWALILSYTIFTLPFTVWVLTTFMRDLPIEIEEAAIVDGATPWQIITKVFMPLMWPALVTTGLLAFIGAWNEFLFALTFTVSNSERTVPVAIGLLSGASQYETPWGIIMAASVMVTVPLVILVLIFQRKIVAGLTAGGVKG from the coding sequence ATGAACGCCATGTCTATTCTCAAAACCATTGCTTTTTACTGCCTAGTAGTCATTATTGTAGTGACCTCCGTATTTCCCTTTTACTATGCCATTATTACCAGCTTAAAAACGGGTACTGCATTATTTGAAGTAAACTACTGGATTACTAGCTTTAATTTTCAAAACTACTGGGATGTATTAAATAGCGGTGAGTTTCCGCGTAATATTTTAAACTCCGTATTCGTCTCTGCTTTAACGGTATTTTTCTCGCTATTACTCGCAGTAACCGCTTCTTATGCGCTAGCGCGGGTACGTTTTAGAGGACGTGCTTTATTGCTGATGACGATTTTAGCGGTATCCATGTTCCCACAAATTGCGGTATTGGCGGGCTTATTTGAATTAATTCGCTATATCGGTTTATACAATACTCCGTGGGCTTTGATTCTGTCCTATACCATTTTCACTTTACCTTTTACCGTCTGGGTACTCACTACCTTTATGCGTGATTTACCGATAGAAATTGAGGAAGCCGCGATTGTGGATGGAGCTACACCTTGGCAAATCATTACTAAGGTATTCATGCCTTTAATGTGGCCTGCTTTAGTCACCACAGGCTTATTGGCGTTTATTGGGGCATGGAATGAATTTCTATTTGCCTTAACTTTCACCGTCTCTAATAGTGAACGTACTGTACCTGTGGCTATCGGTTTATTATCAGGCGCCTCTCAATACGAAACGCCTTGGGGCATTATTATGGCGGCCTCCGTCATGGTAACCGTTCCGCTGGTTATTTTAGTGCTTATTTTCCAACGTAAAATCGTAGCTGGCCTCACCGCAGGCGGCGTAAAAGGTTAA
- a CDS encoding ABC transporter ATP-binding protein, with product MAHIQLKNVRKSFGKIDVIKGVDLEIQSGEFMVFVGPSGCGKSTLLRLIAGLETITSGDLVFDGERVNSLAPSKRGIAMVFQSYALYPHMSVYENMAFGMKLAKSDEAETKTRVEKAAKMLQIDHLLDRLPKQLSGGQRQRVAIGRAIVRDPRVFLFDEPLSNLDAALRVATRLEIAKLHHDMHNVTMIYVTHDQVEAMTLADRICVLRDGLVEQVGSPIELYERPNSIFVAGFIGSPKMNFLTGAFAEQYQCATLGIRSEHIEVDNANPVWQGKVVHAENLGSDNYLFVDIGSTEPVIVRRIGNDDVPEGTQLGLSPMAGKLHRFDTNGKPIR from the coding sequence ATGGCACATATTCAACTTAAAAATGTCCGTAAATCCTTCGGTAAGATTGATGTTATCAAGGGTGTCGACTTAGAAATTCAGTCTGGCGAATTTATGGTCTTCGTCGGTCCTTCAGGTTGCGGTAAATCGACATTGCTGCGTCTGATTGCAGGGCTAGAGACTATTACTTCTGGCGATTTAGTCTTTGATGGTGAACGCGTTAATAGCCTAGCCCCTTCTAAACGCGGTATCGCTATGGTGTTCCAGTCGTATGCGCTTTATCCGCATATGAGTGTGTATGAAAATATGGCGTTCGGCATGAAGCTGGCTAAATCCGATGAGGCTGAAACCAAAACTAGGGTCGAAAAAGCCGCCAAAATGCTGCAAATCGATCATCTACTCGACCGTTTACCGAAACAACTCTCCGGTGGGCAACGTCAGCGGGTAGCGATTGGACGCGCTATTGTACGCGATCCGCGCGTATTCCTGTTTGACGAACCGCTTTCTAACTTAGACGCTGCACTACGGGTTGCCACTCGTTTGGAAATTGCTAAGCTGCATCATGATATGCATAACGTCACCATGATTTATGTAACACATGATCAGGTAGAGGCAATGACCTTAGCAGATCGCATTTGTGTGTTACGCGATGGTTTAGTGGAACAAGTCGGCTCACCGATTGAACTGTATGAGCGTCCTAATTCTATTTTCGTAGCGGGCTTTATTGGCTCTCCGAAAATGAATTTCTTAACAGGTGCTTTTGCTGAACAATATCAATGCGCTACTCTGGGCATTCGCTCTGAGCATATTGAAGTAGATAATGCTAATCCGGTTTGGCAAGGTAAAGTGGTTCACGCGGAAAACCTAGGCTCTGATAACTATCTATTTGTCGATATTGGTTCGACTGAGCCTGTAATTGTGCGCCGTATTGGGAATGATGATGTTCCAGAGGGCACACAACTAGGCTTAAGCCCGATGGCAGGTAAACTGCATCGTTTTGATACTAATGGTAAACCTATTCGCTAA